The Candidatus Kapaibacterium sp. genome includes a region encoding these proteins:
- the surE gene encoding 5'/3'-nucleotidase SurE: MEKELNILVTNDDGINSPGLEVLARAASKFGKVTVFAPDRQQSAVSSALTINRPLKVQKHYKNREFFGYAVDGTPADCVKIALTTLLEIKPDLILSGINHGKNTSINVMYSGTVAAAVEGVMAGINSIAFSVSSHSLNVDMIAAEEYAIKIIESVISRSWDTKILLNVNIPAIEASSIKGIRVTKLAKSYWNDWFERREDPFGNEYFWFAGDYITSDHDKETDDTAIEDNFVSVTPLKFLFDDVDTRKKIKFVESLR, from the coding sequence TTGGAAAAAGAACTCAATATTTTAGTTACAAACGATGACGGAATCAATTCACCGGGTTTAGAAGTATTAGCACGTGCAGCAAGCAAATTCGGCAAAGTTACAGTATTCGCACCTGACAGGCAACAAAGTGCAGTAAGTAGCGCTCTGACTATCAATCGCCCTCTGAAAGTGCAGAAGCATTATAAAAATCGGGAATTTTTCGGTTATGCAGTTGACGGAACCCCGGCAGATTGCGTCAAAATAGCACTCACTACCCTACTCGAAATTAAGCCTGATTTGATACTATCAGGTATCAACCACGGCAAAAACACTTCTATCAATGTGATGTATTCGGGCACAGTTGCCGCTGCAGTCGAAGGCGTTATGGCAGGAATAAATTCCATAGCTTTCTCAGTCTCTTCTCACAGCTTAAATGTTGATATGATTGCAGCGGAAGAATATGCAATCAAAATCATAGAAAGCGTAATTTCACGAAGTTGGGATACTAAAATACTCCTCAATGTGAATATTCCGGCAATCGAAGCTAGCTCTATAAAAGGAATCCGCGTCACCAAATTAGCAAAATCCTATTGGAATGATTGGTTTGAAAGAAGAGAAGACCCATTTGGGAACGAATATTTTTGGTTTGCCGGCGATTATATTACATCAGACCATGATAAAGAGACCGATGATACGGCAATTGAAGACAATTTTGTCTCAGTCACACCATTAAAATTTCTTTTTGATGATGTAGATACGAGAAAAAAGATTAAATTCGTAGAAAGTTTGAGGTAA
- a CDS encoding Rne/Rng family ribonuclease, which produces MKKEIIIHSAINEVRVAILEEGELAEFFIEMPNKERIIGNIYYGKVNKVVVSLNAAFIDIGLKQDAFLHFSDADDSLEKTIITEEEDSEELEKPIPLAEPVEEDGKKTKPKSKKKGKKEPEAPKEITKAVDASHTFKTKRSGDVKINLVEGKKIAVQITREAYANKGVKVTSKIAIPGRYLVLMPFEKMIGVSRKIGSFQERRRLRLAAKSFIGGEFGCIIRTASMDKSEEELRKDWLDLIEVWTEIDKKMKESTPPALIYQDMQMATSIVRDLFTPNVERVVVDSKKLYKEINDYIKKVSPHLENRIEYYEGSSSIFEEFNIEKELLKSYKRRVNLHGGGDIVIEQTEAMTVVDVNSGRANEKDQEKNSYKTNIEACRAIARQIRLRDLGGMVVIDFIDMNEDSNRKKLFAEMKKELARDRAKTTVYPLTQLGLLQITRHRVNLNVAEKITEICPTCKGLGRITSKAVLINDIERWLKNFRKTSTEFRIMLQLHPSIAEYITEGTISIISKFMIKYFVKIKVQQNEIVPIDQFKFFSIRQQKDITNDF; this is translated from the coding sequence ATGAAAAAAGAGATTATAATACATTCGGCTATCAATGAGGTTCGCGTTGCTATTTTAGAAGAGGGTGAGTTAGCTGAATTCTTCATCGAAATGCCCAACAAAGAACGCATCATTGGCAACATCTATTATGGGAAAGTCAACAAAGTAGTAGTCTCCCTCAATGCTGCATTCATAGACATCGGGCTGAAACAAGATGCTTTCCTCCACTTTTCCGATGCCGATGATTCGCTCGAAAAAACGATAATCACCGAAGAAGAAGATTCCGAAGAACTCGAAAAGCCAATCCCTTTGGCTGAACCTGTCGAAGAAGACGGGAAAAAAACAAAACCCAAAAGTAAAAAGAAAGGCAAAAAAGAACCTGAAGCACCGAAAGAAATAACAAAAGCGGTGGATGCTTCGCATACTTTCAAGACAAAGCGTTCAGGCGATGTAAAAATCAACCTTGTCGAAGGCAAAAAAATCGCTGTGCAAATCACTCGTGAAGCTTACGCAAACAAAGGCGTCAAAGTAACGAGCAAGATTGCAATTCCGGGTCGTTATTTAGTGCTGATGCCCTTTGAGAAAATGATTGGTGTATCGCGAAAAATCGGTTCATTCCAAGAGCGCCGCAGATTACGTCTGGCAGCGAAAAGTTTTATTGGCGGTGAATTTGGTTGCATTATCCGAACAGCTTCTATGGATAAGAGCGAAGAAGAATTGAGAAAAGATTGGCTCGATTTAATTGAAGTTTGGACTGAAATCGACAAGAAAATGAAAGAGAGCACCCCTCCTGCTTTGATTTACCAAGATATGCAAATGGCTACAAGTATTGTTAGGGATTTGTTCACACCTAACGTCGAAAGAGTTGTGGTGGATTCGAAAAAGCTTTATAAGGAAATTAACGACTATATAAAGAAGGTTTCGCCACATCTTGAAAACAGAATCGAATATTACGAAGGCAGCAGCAGTATTTTTGAGGAATTCAACATCGAAAAGGAATTGCTCAAAAGCTACAAGCGAAGAGTAAATCTGCATGGCGGCGGCGATATTGTAATCGAGCAAACCGAAGCGATGACTGTTGTTGATGTCAATTCCGGGCGTGCTAATGAAAAAGACCAAGAAAAAAATTCGTACAAAACAAATATAGAAGCGTGCAGAGCGATAGCCCGTCAGATACGTTTGCGTGATTTGGGCGGTATGGTTGTCATTGATTTCATTGATATGAATGAAGACAGCAATAGGAAAAAATTATTCGCCGAAATGAAGAAAGAATTAGCCCGTGACCGTGCCAAAACGACTGTTTATCCACTAACGCAATTGGGATTGTTGCAAATTACTCGACATAGGGTCAATCTGAACGTTGCGGAAAAAATCACCGAAATTTGCCCTACTTGCAAAGGTTTGGGGCGAATAACATCGAAGGCTGTTCTAATCAATGATATCGAACGTTGGTTGAAAAATTTCCGCAAAACTTCCACCGAATTTCGGATAATGTTGCAATTGCACCCAAGCATTGCCGAATACATTACCGAAGGTACAATTTCTATCATCTCTAAATTTATGATAAAGTATTTCGTAAAAATTAAAGTCCAACAAAACGAAATTGTTCCAATAGACCAATTCAAATTCTTTTCTATACGTCAACAAAAAGATATTACAAACGACTTTTAG
- a CDS encoding HAMP domain-containing histidine kinase has product MNSKRKQIKNGELNQVILSENYFEFMIEHTKDAIWILDKDLKTIRYSKKVAKITEYNYYEFNEKSFRNIVDEKSINEILNIVSDHGYLNLKEYKIEGIRLRTSKGDCIYTDAIVKILPISESECNLIIHLDTSPSIYNNRDAVLKELNRNHEANRFKSIMLSLISHEFRTPLTSIIGFSDILMKSCQSQEEHEMLSYVLESSRRLNATLNSISTLAAIESEQLIVKKELVDLRDLMFNLKLNFESVAQSKGLELNFEYERNLKPVYSDEECIRQILYYLIDNAIKFTNSGGVSVEANTISNKFEDILELKITDTGIGINKEKLFTIFEPFRQGSEGINRDFDGLGIGLTITEKLVKKLDSVITVDSKLGEGSVFTIHIPSRTA; this is encoded by the coding sequence ATGAATTCTAAAAGAAAGCAAATCAAAAATGGCGAATTAAATCAAGTGATTCTTAGTGAGAATTACTTTGAATTTATGATAGAGCATACCAAAGACGCTATTTGGATTTTGGACAAAGACTTAAAAACTATAAGATACAGTAAAAAAGTAGCAAAAATTACTGAGTACAATTACTACGAGTTCAATGAAAAAAGCTTCCGAAATATTGTGGACGAAAAGTCAATAAATGAAATATTAAACATAGTTTCCGACCACGGCTATTTAAATTTGAAAGAATATAAAATTGAAGGAATCAGACTGAGAACTTCGAAAGGTGATTGTATTTATACCGATGCAATAGTCAAAATTTTGCCGATTTCTGAGAGTGAGTGCAATTTGATTATTCATTTAGATACTTCGCCAAGCATTTATAATAATAGGGATGCTGTTTTAAAAGAATTGAACAGGAATCACGAAGCAAATAGATTCAAATCCATCATGCTGAGCCTTATTAGTCATGAATTCCGAACGCCCCTGACAAGTATTATTGGCTTTTCGGATATTTTGATGAAAAGCTGCCAAAGTCAAGAAGAACATGAAATGCTTTCGTATGTCTTAGAATCCTCACGAAGACTCAATGCCACACTAAATTCCATTTCTACACTCGCTGCTATTGAATCCGAACAATTAATCGTAAAGAAAGAATTGGTTGATTTGAGAGACTTAATGTTCAATCTCAAGCTCAATTTCGAATCTGTAGCTCAAAGCAAAGGGCTTGAATTGAATTTTGAATATGAGCGAAATCTCAAACCTGTATATTCGGACGAAGAGTGTATTCGTCAAATTTTATATTACTTGATAGACAATGCAATTAAGTTTACCAATAGTGGTGGAGTAAGTGTTGAAGCAAATACAATAAGCAACAAATTCGAAGATATCCTAGAACTAAAAATTACCGATACAGGCATCGGTATAAATAAGGAAAAGCTATTTACAATATTTGAACCATTCAGACAGGGTAGTGAAGGTATAAATCGGGATTTTGACGGATTAGGAATCGGGCTAACCATTACCGAAAAATTAGTCAAAAAGCTCGATAGCGTAATCACAGTTGACAGCAAATTGGGCGAAGGTTCCGTTTTTACAATTCACATTCCAAGCCGAACAGCATAG
- a CDS encoding 1-deoxy-D-xylulose-5-phosphate reductoisomerase, whose product MNRKKKIAILGSTGSIGVQTLNVISNNPEMFDILCLTANNNLPLLSKQIAEFKPRKVVIANKASYDDFVRHYSYDCEITYGEEALVEIAANSENDLVVSALVGFSGVMPTLAALRAGIDVALANKETLVAAGEIMVNLAKDTGAKIIAIDSEHNAILQCLAGENYADIEKIILTSSGGPFRKRNLDEFDSITISEALNHPNWSMGSKITIDSATMMNKGFEVIEAHWLFDILPAQIEVVIHPQSIIHSFVQFKDASIKAQLGLPDMRVPISYAIHLPNRVANEFPRLDFKSLSGLDFWQPTRERYPCLYLAYESLRIGKNSPAALNAANEVCVSSFLNDEIKFTDIARVIESTLEATEIFTNPSLDEIEITDKMSRRKASEFINNLKR is encoded by the coding sequence ATGAATAGAAAGAAAAAAATAGCAATTCTGGGTTCGACAGGCTCTATTGGCGTCCAAACCCTCAATGTGATTTCAAACAACCCTGAAATGTTCGACATTTTGTGTTTGACGGCGAACAATAATTTGCCGCTTTTGAGCAAACAAATTGCCGAATTCAAACCACGTAAGGTTGTAATTGCCAACAAAGCATCATATGATGATTTTGTCCGCCACTACAGCTACGATTGCGAAATTACTTACGGTGAAGAAGCCTTAGTGGAAATCGCCGCAAATAGTGAAAATGATTTGGTGGTTTCGGCACTTGTGGGATTTAGTGGTGTCATGCCGACTCTTGCAGCTTTGCGAGCAGGAATTGATGTAGCATTGGCAAATAAGGAAACCTTAGTAGCTGCCGGCGAAATCATGGTAAATTTAGCGAAAGATACAGGTGCGAAAATAATCGCAATTGATAGCGAGCATAATGCAATTTTGCAGTGCCTGGCAGGCGAAAATTACGCTGATATTGAAAAAATCATACTCACTTCATCCGGCGGACCATTTCGGAAACGTAATCTTGATGAATTTGATTCAATCACAATCAGCGAGGCGCTCAATCATCCTAATTGGAGCATGGGCAGCAAAATCACAATTGATTCTGCAACGATGATGAACAAGGGTTTTGAAGTGATTGAAGCACATTGGCTTTTCGATATTTTGCCCGCACAAATCGAAGTCGTTATTCATCCTCAATCAATCATTCATTCATTTGTGCAATTCAAAGATGCCTCAATCAAGGCACAATTGGGTTTGCCCGATATGAGAGTGCCGATATCATATGCAATTCATTTGCCGAATAGAGTGGCAAACGAATTCCCCCGATTGGACTTCAAGTCCTTATCAGGATTGGATTTTTGGCAACCTACTCGCGAACGTTATCCATGCCTCTACTTAGCGTATGAATCGCTACGGATAGGCAAAAATTCGCCGGCTGCATTGAATGCTGCAAATGAAGTTTGCGTAAGTTCGTTTTTGAACGATGAAATCAAATTTACTGACATTGCTCGGGTAATTGAAAGTACCTTAGAAGCTACAGAAATATTTACGAATCCATCACTTGATGAAATTGAAATTACGGACAAAATGTCCAGAAGAAAGGCTTCAGAATTTATTAATAATTTAAAAAGATAA
- the rseP gene encoding RIP metalloprotease RseP has product MELISNIFYFIIVIGILVAVHEFGHFIAARLTGMRANVFCIGMGKRLFGWNKINGFTFGNLSDSIELGENTDYRIAAFPIGGYVKISGMVDESFDTNFAASEPQPYEFRSKGTLAKLFVLSAGVIMNLLLAIVVFSFITFTQGKSVIASTKLGKIESASVADRIGLKEDDDILSVNGAEISSWSDFVETITLKEFGNELNIELKRENEIKIVKADGTKILKALANKESLGLSPGGIFAYVDNTIPGKPAEKAGIQKGDTLISINGIKISGFSVLQDELKANKEKKIELVRKRQNEIITDSIISDENGMIGVQLGYGPFTSVSYGFFESIKIGTQESIAAVELLINSIKQIIMGNLSFKESIAGPVMIMDMAGEQADRGIESFLRFLALLSISLAFMNILPFPALDGGHIIFVLIEGITRREVSTKVKMAFQQGGIIILLLFMAFVLFNDITRLIK; this is encoded by the coding sequence ATGGAACTTATTTCAAATATATTTTACTTTATAATTGTAATTGGGATACTTGTAGCAGTACACGAATTCGGGCATTTTATAGCAGCTCGGCTGACCGGAATGCGTGCAAATGTATTTTGTATCGGAATGGGCAAAAGACTATTCGGTTGGAATAAAATAAACGGCTTTACTTTTGGCAATTTGTCGGATAGCATTGAATTGGGCGAAAATACTGATTATCGGATTGCAGCCTTCCCGATTGGCGGATATGTTAAAATATCGGGCATGGTTGACGAAAGTTTCGATACGAATTTCGCAGCCTCCGAGCCGCAGCCATATGAATTCAGGTCTAAGGGTACTTTGGCAAAATTGTTTGTACTGAGTGCCGGAGTTATAATGAATTTGTTGCTTGCAATTGTAGTGTTTAGTTTCATTACTTTCACACAGGGCAAATCGGTAATAGCTTCCACAAAATTAGGTAAAATCGAATCCGCTAGCGTAGCTGACCGAATTGGATTGAAGGAAGACGACGATATTTTAAGCGTCAATGGAGCCGAGATAAGCTCTTGGTCTGATTTTGTAGAAACAATTACACTAAAAGAATTCGGAAACGAACTGAATATTGAATTAAAGCGTGAAAATGAAATCAAAATTGTCAAAGCCGACGGCACAAAAATTCTGAAAGCATTGGCAAATAAAGAATCGCTTGGATTATCACCGGGTGGAATATTTGCGTACGTTGACAATACAATACCCGGCAAACCCGCAGAAAAAGCCGGAATACAGAAAGGTGATACATTAATTAGTATCAATGGTATCAAAATAAGTGGTTTCAGCGTTTTACAAGATGAATTAAAAGCAAACAAAGAGAAAAAAATTGAACTTGTGCGTAAAAGACAAAACGAAATAATCACAGATTCAATAATCAGCGATGAAAATGGAATGATTGGCGTCCAATTAGGTTATGGTCCATTCACTAGTGTTTCATATGGATTTTTTGAATCAATCAAAATTGGTACGCAAGAAAGCATTGCCGCAGTCGAATTGTTGATTAATTCGATTAAACAAATCATCATGGGCAATCTTTCGTTCAAGGAATCTATCGCAGGACCGGTAATGATAATGGATATGGCAGGCGAGCAAGCCGATCGGGGAATTGAGAGCTTCTTACGATTTTTGGCACTGCTTTCGATTTCATTAGCATTCATGAATATTTTACCATTCCCGGCTTTAGACGGCGGTCATATTATATTCGTTCTGATAGAAGGTATCACAAGACGCGAAGTCTCAACAAAAGTAAAAATGGCATTCCAACAAGGCGGCATTATTATTTTGTTGCTATTTATGGCATTTGTCTTATTTAATGACATTACTAGATTAATCAAATAG
- a CDS encoding HAMP domain-containing histidine kinase → MKIRLFTKMIFLTGSIFVLMAVVIAFSWYSFYLNNKNESHAKLDVLILESSQLRLEMLIRRDSAFANLYSTNREKLRSNFHTIDSLMAILQKDARIRDLAQIKLTYANMVNEYIQLIAEMGLNENDGVEGKLRRAVHDIERKLDETNLDRAQVYLLQVRRREKDYIMRHRFEYVQKVSEEMTKVIDAVNQSKINDTTREEIELLAANYLASFSSFVDISIAMNSLEQEMNLVEIQFKKLIRKIVVEESANIADLQSLLIYLFALTLIISIVLALIVSRSIANPVAHLQESVMKVSEGDLTTRAAIESSDEIGELAKFFNEMVKNLSEKNETILEQQKKLNRQYDELKEMNITKDKFFSIIAHDLKNPISSFLSVSDFLVGRFNDLTKDEIREFLDEVHISAKNVYELLENLLLWSRSQRGLLQYNPMVLDLKTLIVNNIDLLRINAEAKEIQLTCKIHNQYQVYSDPNMLNTILRNLITNATKFTSEGGKINVLATDYDDNPEFCCIMVADTGIGISEQDMKKLFNLENSFSTNGTKDEKGTGLGLILCRDFVSLHKGKIWVESQLGKGSTFYFTIPLAKINEEYNEF, encoded by the coding sequence ATGAAAATCAGATTATTTACGAAAATGATCTTCCTAACAGGTAGCATATTCGTATTGATGGCAGTAGTAATTGCATTTTCTTGGTATTCCTTCTACTTGAACAATAAGAACGAAAGCCATGCCAAACTTGATGTACTAATTCTCGAAAGCAGTCAACTCCGACTCGAAATGCTGATTCGGCGAGACTCAGCATTTGCAAATCTCTATTCTACAAATCGTGAAAAGTTGCGGTCAAACTTCCATACTATAGATTCTTTGATGGCAATTTTGCAAAAGGATGCTCGAATCCGCGACTTAGCCCAAATTAAGCTGACCTACGCTAATATGGTAAATGAGTACATTCAGCTGATTGCCGAAATGGGTCTCAACGAAAACGATGGGGTAGAAGGCAAACTCAGGAGAGCCGTTCATGATATTGAACGTAAGTTGGATGAAACTAATCTTGACCGAGCGCAGGTATATTTGCTGCAGGTACGGCGTCGAGAAAAGGACTATATAATGAGGCATAGATTTGAATATGTCCAAAAAGTCTCGGAGGAAATGACAAAAGTTATTGATGCCGTTAATCAGTCAAAAATAAATGATACTACGAGAGAAGAAATTGAACTATTAGCCGCTAACTATCTTGCAAGCTTTTCAAGTTTTGTTGATATCAGCATTGCTATGAATAGTCTCGAACAAGAAATGAATTTAGTTGAAATTCAATTTAAAAAGCTGATTAGAAAAATTGTTGTCGAAGAATCCGCAAACATAGCAGACTTGCAGTCACTTTTGATTTATTTGTTTGCTTTGACTTTGATTATTTCTATAGTTTTAGCGCTGATTGTATCTCGGAGCATTGCTAATCCGGTGGCTCACCTCCAGGAATCTGTTATGAAAGTTTCCGAAGGCGACCTTACGACAAGAGCCGCGATTGAATCAAGTGATGAAATTGGTGAACTCGCCAAATTTTTTAATGAAATGGTGAAAAATCTAAGCGAAAAGAATGAAACCATTCTCGAGCAACAGAAAAAACTCAACCGCCAATATGACGAATTGAAGGAAATGAACATTACGAAAGATAAATTCTTTTCAATAATTGCACACGATTTGAAGAATCCCATTAGCTCATTTTTAAGCGTTTCGGACTTTTTGGTAGGCAGATTTAATGATTTGACAAAAGATGAAATTCGTGAATTTTTGGATGAAGTGCATATTTCTGCCAAGAATGTTTATGAGCTACTCGAAAATCTACTCCTATGGTCTCGCTCACAGCGCGGATTGTTGCAATATAACCCAATGGTTTTAGATTTAAAGACATTAATCGTTAATAATATTGATTTGTTGAGAATAAATGCGGAAGCAAAAGAAATCCAGCTTACATGCAAAATTCACAATCAGTATCAGGTCTATTCTGACCCGAATATGCTCAATACTATATTGAGGAATCTTATAACAAATGCCACAAAATTTACTTCCGAGGGTGGAAAGATTAATGTTTTAGCTACAGATTACGATGATAACCCAGAATTTTGTTGTATAATGGTTGCCGATACCGGCATAGGGATTTCTGAACAAGATATGAAGAAACTGTTTAATCTTGAAAACAGTTTCTCCACTAATGGAACAAAAGACGAGAAAGGTACAGGATTAGGGCTTATTCTGTGCAGAGATTTTGTTTCTCTGCACAAGGGGAAAATTTGGGTCGAGAGTCAGTTAGGCAAAGGGAGCACTTTTTATTTTACAATCCCTTTGGCAAAGATTAATGAAGAATATAATGAATTCTAA
- a CDS encoding ion transporter has translation MLREIFRERIRLLTSVERILEGPMILLGFVWLILLVIELVWGINKTLEYVSLGIWGIFIIDFLIKITLAPEKLSFLKTNWLTAISLFIPALRIFRIFRFVKILRGVRGIRLVRLVSSFNRSMRSLGKTMKRRALGYVIIITLIVIFAGAAGMYALENPTPGFTSYSLALWWTAMRVITAGNEFNPITTEGRALAFLIAVFGYSIFGYVTATFASYFIGRDAEEKDAPIAGSHEIDELKSEIIALRRIIEEQKKD, from the coding sequence ATGTTAAGAGAAATTTTTAGAGAACGGATAAGGCTGCTTACTTCGGTAGAGCGAATACTTGAAGGACCGATGATTTTATTGGGTTTTGTTTGGCTAATCCTGCTTGTGATTGAGTTGGTCTGGGGAATAAACAAGACGCTTGAATACGTAAGTCTTGGCATCTGGGGAATATTTATTATAGATTTCCTGATTAAGATTACACTCGCCCCGGAAAAACTATCCTTCCTCAAAACAAATTGGCTCACAGCAATATCATTGTTTATTCCCGCATTGCGTATATTTCGGATTTTCCGCTTTGTTAAAATTTTACGTGGCGTTCGGGGAATTAGGCTTGTGCGGCTCGTATCGTCGTTCAACAGAAGCATGCGAAGTTTGGGCAAAACCATGAAGCGCCGTGCACTTGGCTATGTGATAATTATTACATTGATAGTAATATTTGCCGGTGCCGCAGGAATGTATGCCCTGGAAAATCCGACGCCGGGATTTACAAGTTATAGCCTTGCGCTTTGGTGGACAGCAATGCGGGTGATTACTGCAGGTAACGAATTTAATCCTATAACGACTGAGGGTCGCGCCTTAGCTTTTTTAATTGCCGTTTTCGGGTATAGCATTTTCGGTTATGTCACTGCCACTTTTGCCAGCTATTTCATCGGTCGCGATGCCGAGGAAAAAGACGCTCCGATTGCGGGCTCGCATGAAATCGATGAACTGAAATCCGAAATCATTGCACTTCGTAGGATAATCGAAGAACAAAAGAAAGATTAG
- a CDS encoding HDOD domain-containing protein, whose amino-acid sequence MSPRLINSNELINRVREFPTLPTIYSTLMDLMQNPRTTSIELAHLLTQDQASSSKLLKVANSAIYGLQGRINTVSQAILYIGFDEVKNIVTALTIIKLFNSINSRSDINPVDLWKHSIGVGIITRQIGKSTGIRNLENYFLSGILHDLGKLVFLKMIPAEYAQVMEYSINNKVTIREAETNLLGITHTVIGEMLTEKWRLPNSIKNAIRYHTSGMVDNTFDHLVGTVHIANIVANMYGMGYSCESIVPQPNIEIWNKLNLPEHFFTNHYKYITMEFNESLSLLLNLRHKE is encoded by the coding sequence ATGTCCCCAAGATTGATAAATAGCAATGAATTGATAAACAGGGTGCGTGAATTCCCGACGTTACCAACAATTTATTCAACTCTAATGGATTTGATGCAGAACCCTCGCACAACATCCATCGAACTTGCTCATCTCCTTACTCAAGACCAAGCATCTTCATCGAAATTGCTCAAAGTTGCGAACTCTGCAATTTACGGATTGCAAGGTAGAATTAATACAGTATCTCAAGCGATTCTTTATATTGGCTTTGACGAAGTAAAAAACATCGTAACAGCATTGACTATCATAAAGCTTTTCAACTCAATTAATTCGCGAAGCGATATTAACCCTGTTGATTTGTGGAAACATTCGATTGGTGTAGGTATCATAACCCGACAAATTGGGAAATCAACAGGCATAAGAAATTTAGAAAACTACTTTTTGTCGGGCATATTACATGACCTTGGAAAATTGGTTTTCCTGAAGATGATTCCTGCTGAATACGCTCAAGTAATGGAGTATTCAATCAACAATAAAGTTACTATCAGAGAAGCTGAGACAAATTTGTTAGGTATCACGCATACAGTCATTGGAGAAATGTTGACTGAAAAATGGCGACTACCTAACTCCATAAAAAATGCAATTCGCTACCACACTTCAGGTATGGTTGATAATACTTTTGACCACCTTGTCGGTACTGTTCATATTGCCAATATTGTTGCAAATATGTACGGAATGGGATATTCTTGCGAAAGTATAGTTCCACAACCAAATATTGAAATTTGGAATAAATTGAATTTACCGGAACATTTTTTCACTAATCACTACAAATATATTACGATGGAATTTAATGAGTCGTTAAGTCTTCTATTAAACTTAAGGCATAAAGAATGA